A stretch of the Streptomyces venezuelae genome encodes the following:
- a CDS encoding nitroreductase family deazaflavin-dependent oxidoreductase, with the protein MAPGVKLMQKISSTTLFARIAPHFIPAMDKAVHRLTRGKVILSAQMLPGVILTAKGAKSGQPRTTPLACMPEEDGASWLLIGSNFGRPGHPAWTGNLLRHPEADISWKGQDIAVRARLLAGEERAAAWQAVLGFWPPYATYQARIEREIRLFRLERR; encoded by the coding sequence ATGGCTCCCGGCGTCAAGCTCATGCAGAAGATCTCGTCGACCACGCTGTTCGCCCGGATCGCACCGCACTTCATCCCGGCGATGGACAAGGCCGTGCACCGGCTGACCCGCGGCAAGGTGATCCTCAGCGCGCAGATGCTGCCCGGGGTGATCCTCACGGCGAAGGGCGCCAAGAGCGGCCAACCGCGCACCACCCCGCTGGCCTGCATGCCGGAGGAGGACGGGGCGAGCTGGCTGCTGATCGGCTCCAACTTCGGCCGCCCCGGGCACCCGGCCTGGACCGGGAACCTGCTCAGGCACCCGGAAGCGGACATCAGCTGGAAGGGGCAGGACATCGCGGTCCGGGCCCGGCTGCTGGCCGGCGAGGAGCGCGCGGCGGCATGGCAGGCGGTGCTGGGGTTCTGGCCGCCGTACGCGACGTACCAGGCGCGCATCGAGCGCGAGATCCGGCTGTTCCGGCTGGAGCGTCGCTGA
- a CDS encoding acyl-CoA dehydrogenase family protein: MDAAFTAEQDEIRRTLREILGKHCGPDEVKAAVRTDTGYDRELWRRLAGQLGLPGTALPEEYGGVGCTAADLALACEETGRALLPSPLLATAALAAPLVLALGTAAQRSALLPPLAAGDLTAALAVPGTALATALALTGDNTVGEWSGGGRAGGVQARREEAHGSVGWRLYGEAGQVLDGHSAGLLLVAAHTGGFARSRTLLFLVPQDAPGLTRTRQTVLDETRPQGRIQLRDTPAELLGESDEAEVTGALAATGRTAAAVLAAEAAGAAGQALDRTVEYVRQREQFGRAVGSFQAVKHRLADLYVQVQAARSAAYYAAWDPGQAGLALAQALEALRLTAGEAIQLHGGIGFTWEHDAHLYFKRAAADELLFGPVHRLRAHAAQRAGLFTPGAAPTQEKVAV; this comes from the coding sequence ATGGACGCCGCCTTCACCGCGGAGCAGGACGAGATCCGCCGCACCCTGCGCGAGATCCTGGGCAAGCACTGTGGACCGGACGAGGTCAAGGCCGCCGTCCGCACCGACACCGGATACGACCGCGAGCTGTGGCGCCGGCTCGCCGGGCAGCTCGGGCTGCCGGGGACCGCCCTGCCCGAGGAGTACGGGGGCGTCGGCTGCACCGCCGCCGACCTCGCCCTGGCCTGCGAGGAGACCGGGCGGGCCCTGCTGCCCTCCCCGCTGCTGGCCACCGCCGCCCTTGCCGCCCCGCTGGTCCTGGCCCTGGGCACCGCGGCCCAGCGCTCCGCACTGCTGCCGCCCCTGGCGGCCGGGGACCTGACCGCGGCCCTGGCCGTGCCCGGCACCGCCCTGGCCACCGCCCTCGCGCTGACCGGCGACAACACCGTCGGGGAGTGGTCCGGCGGCGGCCGGGCCGGCGGGGTGCAGGCCCGCCGGGAGGAGGCCCACGGCTCGGTGGGCTGGCGGCTCTACGGCGAGGCCGGGCAGGTGCTCGACGGCCACAGCGCCGGCCTGCTGCTGGTGGCCGCGCACACCGGCGGCTTCGCGCGCAGCCGCACCCTGCTGTTCCTCGTACCCCAGGACGCACCCGGCCTGACCCGCACCCGGCAGACCGTCCTGGACGAGACCCGGCCCCAGGGCCGGATCCAGCTGCGCGACACCCCCGCGGAGCTGCTGGGCGAGAGTGACGAGGCCGAGGTGACCGGCGCGCTGGCCGCGACCGGCCGCACCGCCGCCGCCGTGCTCGCCGCCGAAGCCGCCGGGGCGGCCGGGCAGGCGCTGGACCGCACCGTGGAGTACGTCCGGCAGCGGGAGCAGTTCGGCCGGGCCGTCGGCTCCTTCCAGGCCGTCAAACACCGGCTCGCCGACCTGTACGTCCAGGTCCAGGCGGCCCGCTCGGCCGCCTACTACGCGGCCTGGGACCCCGGCCAGGCCGGCCTCGCGCTCGCCCAGGCCCTCGAGGCCCTGCGCCTCACCGCCGGGGAGGCCATCCAGCTGCACGGCGGGATCGGCTTCACCTGGGAGCACGACGCACACCTGTACTTCAAGCGGGCCGCGGCCGACGAGCTGCTGTTCGGCCCGGTCCACCGGCTGCGTGCCCACGCGGCCCAGCGTGCCGGGCTGTTCACCCCGGGCGCCGCCCCGACCCAGGAGAAGGTGGCCGTCTGA
- a CDS encoding thiolase C-terminal domain-containing protein, whose translation MVTVTGNATGNATGTERRRVAVVGVALSDCGRVDGPTPYALHAQAARRALADSGLDRSVIDGFASAGLGTLAPVEVAEYLGLRPAWVDSTSVGGSTWEVMAAHAADAIAAGHANAVLLVYGSTARADIKARRRTANLSFGARGPLQFEVPYGHTLISKYAMAARRHMHEYGTTLEQLAEVAVQARANAATNPDAMFRDPITVEDVLSGEMIADPFTKLHCCIRSDGGCAVLLAAEEYVPDTAKDPVWVLGTGTSVSHTTMSEWEDFTVSPAAVSGRLAFERAGLRPADVDLAEIYDAFTYMTLVTLEDLGFCAKGEGGAFVEKGRLLRDGELPVNTDGGGLSACHPGMRGLFLLVEAVRQLRGEAGAGQVRKAGGRLPEVALASGTGGWFCSSGTVILGR comes from the coding sequence ATGGTCACCGTCACGGGAAACGCCACGGGAAACGCCACCGGAACGGAACGCCGCAGGGTCGCCGTGGTCGGCGTCGCCCTCTCGGACTGCGGACGGGTCGACGGCCCGACCCCGTACGCCCTGCACGCCCAGGCCGCGCGCCGCGCGCTCGCCGACTCCGGACTGGACCGCTCGGTGATCGACGGCTTCGCCTCGGCGGGCCTGGGCACGCTCGCACCGGTCGAGGTGGCCGAGTACCTCGGGCTGCGGCCGGCCTGGGTGGACTCCACCTCGGTGGGCGGCTCGACCTGGGAGGTGATGGCAGCCCATGCGGCCGACGCGATCGCGGCCGGCCACGCCAACGCCGTCCTGCTGGTCTACGGCTCCACCGCCCGCGCCGACATCAAGGCCCGCCGCCGCACCGCCAACCTCTCCTTCGGCGCCCGCGGCCCGCTCCAGTTCGAGGTCCCGTACGGCCACACGCTGATCTCCAAGTACGCGATGGCCGCCCGCCGCCACATGCACGAGTACGGCACCACCCTGGAACAGCTGGCCGAGGTCGCCGTCCAGGCCCGCGCGAACGCCGCGACCAACCCGGACGCCATGTTCCGCGACCCGATCACGGTAGAGGACGTCCTGTCCGGGGAGATGATCGCGGACCCCTTCACCAAACTGCACTGCTGCATCCGCTCGGACGGCGGCTGCGCGGTGCTGCTGGCGGCCGAGGAATACGTCCCGGACACCGCGAAGGACCCGGTGTGGGTCCTGGGCACCGGCACCTCCGTCTCGCACACCACCATGTCGGAATGGGAGGACTTCACGGTCTCCCCCGCCGCCGTCTCCGGCCGGCTGGCCTTCGAACGGGCCGGCCTGCGCCCCGCCGACGTCGACCTCGCCGAGATCTACGACGCCTTCACGTACATGACCCTGGTCACCCTGGAGGACCTGGGCTTCTGCGCCAAGGGGGAGGGCGGCGCCTTCGTGGAGAAGGGCCGGCTGCTGCGCGACGGGGAGCTCCCGGTCAACACCGACGGCGGCGGCCTCTCCGCCTGCCACCCGGGCATGCGCGGGCTGTTCCTCCTGGTGGAGGCCGTCCGCCAGCTCCGCGGCGAGGCAGGCGCCGGCCAGGTCCGCAAGGCCGGGGGCCGGCTCCCCGAGGTGGCCCTGGCCTCCGGCACCGGCGGCTGGTTCTGCTCCTCGGGGACGGTGATCCTGGGGCGCTAG
- a CDS encoding class I SAM-dependent methyltransferase has protein sequence MTTTTATTATTATTATTATTGTTATTGTTATTGTTATTGTARCRACAGPLTEFLDLGAQPNSDAFPRPGETEGEFFFRLAVGLCGECTMVQLMEEVPRERMFHEDYPYHSSGSTVMRGHFEDTARQLLAGPAAGPDAFVVELGCNDGVMLATVAAAGVRHLGVDPSAGVADRAREKGVRVRTAFFEESTAREIAAAEGRADVVYAANTLCHIPYLESVFRGLDALLKPTGVFVFEDPYLGEIVERTSFDQIYDEHYWFFTARSVRNLARRYGFELVDVVRLPVHGGEVRYTLARQGAQAPSAAVAALLAEEEAAALAEPATLERFAAGVRRTREELTELLGRLRAEGRRVVAYGATAKSATVANYCGIGPELIEFVCDTTPAKQGRLTPGSHIPVRPAEAFAAPYPDYALLFAWNHAEEITAKEQEFRAAGGRWILYTPEVRVL, from the coding sequence ATGACCACCACGACCGCCACGACCGCCACGACCGCCACGACCGCCACGACCGCCACGACTGGCACGACGGCCACGACTGGCACGACGGCCACGACTGGCACGACGGCCACGACCGGCACCGCTCGATGCCGTGCCTGTGCCGGACCGCTGACCGAGTTCCTCGATCTGGGGGCCCAGCCCAATTCCGATGCCTTCCCGCGCCCCGGGGAGACGGAGGGGGAGTTCTTCTTCCGGCTGGCGGTGGGCCTGTGCGGGGAGTGCACGATGGTGCAGCTGATGGAGGAGGTCCCGCGGGAGCGGATGTTCCACGAGGACTACCCGTACCACTCCTCCGGATCGACGGTGATGCGCGGGCACTTCGAGGACACCGCCCGGCAGCTGCTGGCCGGCCCGGCGGCCGGCCCGGACGCCTTCGTGGTGGAACTCGGCTGCAACGACGGGGTGATGCTGGCGACCGTGGCCGCGGCCGGGGTACGGCACCTGGGTGTCGACCCGTCGGCGGGGGTGGCCGACCGGGCCCGGGAGAAGGGCGTCCGGGTCCGGACGGCCTTCTTCGAGGAGTCCACGGCCCGCGAGATCGCCGCCGCGGAGGGCCGGGCGGACGTGGTGTACGCGGCCAACACGCTGTGCCACATCCCGTACCTGGAGTCGGTCTTCCGCGGGCTGGACGCGCTGCTGAAGCCGACGGGGGTGTTCGTCTTCGAGGACCCGTACCTGGGCGAGATCGTGGAGCGCACCTCCTTCGACCAGATCTACGACGAGCACTACTGGTTCTTCACGGCCCGCTCGGTACGCAATCTGGCCCGCCGGTACGGCTTCGAGCTGGTGGACGTGGTCCGGCTGCCGGTGCACGGCGGCGAGGTCCGCTACACCCTGGCCCGGCAGGGCGCCCAGGCCCCCTCGGCGGCGGTGGCCGCGCTGCTGGCGGAGGAGGAGGCGGCGGCGCTGGCCGAGCCGGCCACCCTGGAGCGGTTCGCGGCCGGGGTGCGGCGGACCCGCGAGGAGCTGACGGAGCTGCTGGGGCGGCTGCGGGCGGAGGGCCGCCGGGTGGTGGCGTACGGGGCGACGGCGAAGAGCGCGACGGTCGCCAACTACTGCGGCATCGGCCCGGAGCTGATCGAGTTCGTCTGCGACACCACCCCGGCCAAGCAGGGCCGGCTCACCCCGGGCTCCCACATCCCGGTCCGCCCGGCGGAGGCCTTCGCCGCCCCCTACCCGGACTATGCGCTGCTGTTCGCGTGGAACCACGCGGAGGAGATCACGGCGAAGGAGCAGGAGTTCCGCGCGGCCGGCGGCCGGTGGATCCTCTACACCCCGGAGGTCCGGGTCCTCTAG
- a CDS encoding dTDP-4-dehydrorhamnose 3,5-epimerase family protein, whose translation MKARELAVPGAIAFTPELHRDDRGLFVSTYEEREFRPLFPVRQASQSVSRRGVVRGVHYTAVSPGTEKYVHCPRGAALDFVVDLRVGSPAFGTWDSVLLDGEGFRSVYLPPGVGHAFVALEDHTVMSYLLSTGYVAEHELAVSVLDPALGLPLPADLTPVLSDRDRRAPTLAEAADRGLLPTFTPATLQENR comes from the coding sequence GTGAAGGCGCGCGAGCTGGCGGTGCCCGGGGCGATCGCATTCACCCCGGAGCTGCACCGCGACGACCGGGGGCTGTTCGTCTCCACCTACGAGGAGCGGGAGTTCCGCCCGCTCTTCCCGGTCCGGCAGGCCAGCCAGAGCGTCTCGCGGCGCGGGGTGGTCCGGGGCGTGCACTACACCGCGGTGTCCCCGGGCACCGAGAAGTACGTCCACTGTCCGCGCGGCGCAGCCCTGGACTTCGTGGTGGACCTGCGGGTGGGCTCCCCGGCGTTCGGCACCTGGGACTCGGTGCTGCTGGACGGGGAGGGCTTCCGCTCGGTGTACCTCCCGCCCGGGGTCGGGCACGCCTTCGTGGCCCTGGAGGACCACACCGTCATGTCCTACCTGCTGTCCACGGGTTACGTCGCCGAGCACGAGCTCGCCGTGTCCGTGCTGGACCCGGCGCTCGGGCTGCCGCTTCCCGCGGACCTCACCCCGGTCCTCTCGGACCGGGACCGGCGGGCGCCCACCCTCGCCGAAGCGGCCGACCGCGGCCTGCTCCCCACCTTCACCCCTGCGACCCTTCAGGAGAACCGATGA
- a CDS encoding DegT/DnrJ/EryC1/StrS family aminotransferase translates to MTTYVWDYLREYEAEREDILDAVETVFSSGQLVLGASVQGFEAEFAAYHGAAHCVGVDNGTNAITLALQALGIGPGDEVITVSNTAAPTVLAIDAVGAVPVFVDVREEDFLMDTGRIEAALTDRTRCLLPVHLYGQCVDMDAVGRIAAEHGLAVLEDCAQAHGARHHGRLAGTMGDAAAFSFYPTKVLGAYGDGGAVLTSGPETDRRLRRLRYYGMEERYYVVETPGHNSRLDEVQAEILRRKLGRLDAYVAGRRAVARRYEEGLAGTGLVLPRTAPGNEHAYYVYVVRHPRRAEIMAALKERGISLNISYPWPVHTMSGFAHLGYRPGALPVTEALAGEILSLPMYPSLPPELQDTVIEALREVCG, encoded by the coding sequence ATGACCACCTACGTCTGGGACTACCTGCGGGAGTACGAGGCCGAACGCGAGGACATCCTCGACGCCGTCGAGACCGTGTTCTCCTCCGGGCAGCTCGTCCTCGGCGCCAGCGTGCAGGGCTTCGAGGCCGAGTTCGCCGCCTACCACGGCGCCGCGCACTGCGTGGGCGTGGACAACGGCACCAACGCCATCACACTCGCCCTGCAGGCCCTCGGCATCGGCCCCGGCGACGAGGTGATCACCGTCTCCAACACGGCCGCGCCGACGGTACTGGCCATCGACGCGGTCGGCGCCGTCCCGGTGTTCGTCGACGTCCGCGAGGAGGACTTCCTCATGGACACCGGCCGGATCGAGGCCGCGCTCACCGACCGGACCCGCTGCCTGCTGCCCGTCCACCTCTACGGCCAGTGCGTGGACATGGACGCCGTCGGCCGGATCGCCGCCGAGCACGGCCTGGCCGTCCTGGAGGACTGCGCCCAGGCCCATGGCGCCCGCCACCACGGCCGGCTCGCGGGCACCATGGGCGACGCGGCGGCGTTCTCCTTCTACCCGACCAAGGTGCTGGGCGCGTACGGCGACGGCGGCGCGGTCCTCACCTCCGGCCCGGAGACCGACCGGCGGCTGCGCCGGCTGCGCTACTACGGCATGGAGGAGCGGTACTACGTCGTCGAGACCCCCGGCCACAACAGCCGGCTCGACGAGGTCCAGGCCGAGATCCTGCGCCGCAAGCTGGGCCGGCTGGACGCCTATGTGGCGGGCCGCCGGGCCGTCGCCCGCCGGTACGAGGAGGGCCTGGCCGGGACCGGCCTGGTGCTGCCGCGGACCGCGCCGGGCAATGAGCACGCGTACTACGTCTACGTGGTGCGCCACCCGCGCCGGGCGGAGATCATGGCGGCGCTCAAGGAGCGCGGGATCTCCCTCAACATCAGCTACCCGTGGCCGGTGCACACCATGTCCGGCTTTGCGCACCTCGGCTACCGGCCGGGCGCGCTGCCCGTGACGGAGGCCCTGGCCGGGGAGATCCTCTCGCTGCCGATGTACCCGTCGCTGCCGCCGGAGCTCCAGGACACCGTCATCGAGGCGCTGCGCGAGGTGTGCGGGTGA
- a CDS encoding NAD-dependent epimerase/dehydratase family protein — MLITVLGASGFIGSAVTAELARGGARLRTVSRRPADLPAAEHRTADLTEPGRTAEAVAGSDVVVQLAAELSGPANWRAAGDGPAARLMTDLVGALAARGGQPPVVLFASTVPPSGPGAPTPYERGKRAAERVLERATAEGAVRGISLRLPTVYGPATGPATGAGAAGRGVVSAMARRAAAGEPVTLWHDGTVRRDLLYVRDAATAFAAALAHADALAGTHWDVGTGRSLPLGEVFHALAGAVAARTGRPPVPVLRVQAPPYAAAADFRDVTADPAPFRTATGWAPRVPLPEGLARTAAALTGGTPGKDDRA, encoded by the coding sequence ATGCTGATCACCGTGCTCGGCGCGTCCGGGTTCATCGGATCGGCCGTGACCGCCGAACTCGCCCGCGGGGGCGCCCGGTTGCGCACCGTCTCGCGCCGCCCGGCGGACCTTCCGGCCGCGGAGCACCGTACCGCCGACCTCACCGAACCCGGCCGGACGGCCGAGGCGGTGGCCGGCTCGGACGTGGTGGTCCAGCTGGCCGCCGAGCTGTCGGGGCCGGCGAACTGGCGGGCAGCCGGGGACGGCCCGGCCGCCCGCCTGATGACGGACCTGGTCGGCGCGCTCGCCGCCCGGGGCGGTCAGCCGCCCGTGGTGCTGTTCGCCTCCACCGTGCCGCCGTCCGGGCCCGGTGCCCCGACCCCGTACGAGCGCGGGAAGCGGGCCGCCGAGCGGGTCCTGGAGCGGGCCACCGCCGAGGGAGCCGTCCGCGGGATCAGCCTGCGGCTGCCCACCGTCTACGGCCCGGCGACCGGCCCGGCGACCGGTGCGGGGGCCGCCGGCCGCGGAGTCGTCTCGGCGATGGCCCGGCGGGCCGCGGCCGGCGAGCCGGTCACCCTGTGGCACGACGGCACGGTCCGCCGGGACCTGCTGTACGTCCGGGACGCCGCCACCGCGTTCGCCGCGGCCCTCGCCCACGCCGACGCCCTGGCCGGCACCCACTGGGACGTCGGCACCGGCCGCAGCCTCCCGCTGGGCGAGGTCTTCCACGCCCTCGCCGGCGCGGTGGCCGCCCGCACCGGCCGCCCGCCGGTACCGGTGCTCCGCGTCCAGGCGCCCCCGTACGCCGCCGCCGCCGACTTCCGGGACGTCACCGCCGACCCGGCCCCCTTCCGCACCGCCACCGGCTGGGCCCCGCGGGTCCCGCTGCCGGAGGGCCTTGCCCGTACCGCCGCCGCCCTGACCGGCGGCACCCCTGGAAAGGACGACCGCGCATGA